In the genome of Lathyrus oleraceus cultivar Zhongwan6 chromosome 4, CAAS_Psat_ZW6_1.0, whole genome shotgun sequence, the window AAAGGTCGCCTGGACTCCTTGATTTTCACAAAGACCTTGTTAGTCTGGAAGGTGCAACTAAGGTGATGATTTAGTTTGGTTCGATATAGCCCCCCATTCCCCCCAAAAAGATCAACTGCAGTTTACTACCCTAGTTTGTTGGTCCAGTTTCACTTTTTCCCTTGCTTGTTAAATTGAACACTAAGCATGTTCCTTCCTGTTTTAATGAGTAAGATATAAATAAGTTTTAGAAGCCACTAAGCACATTCCTTGGTTTCAAATTTGGATTCTACTTAGAGTATAAGTTCACAATATTTCTTTTAATCATAAAGTATTCAAATTAGAAACCTTAATTGACAATGCAATTGCCTATAATCACAAATTCAAGATAAATTTCACCAAGGAGCCTGCCGGATCAAGTTCCGGCAAAGACTATGGATCCAAGGAGTTATTTTGCTGATGTTGAATGTACCCATGATTtacctattggtcaaagttgaaATGGCTATTTGCATTTTAGCCAAAAGAAAATACTTTTTGGGATAGATAGGACTTTATAACTTTTGAGTATGAGGTAATGATGTTCCTATGTGAATTGAATTGAAACATGAATTCTTTCAGATACAATTGAAATCATTAGCTGAAGAGATGCAGGCAATTACCAAGGGATTAGAAAAGGTTAAACAAGAGCTTGCTGGATCAGAAAATGATGGACCTGTGTCCGAAGTTTTCCGTAAGGTGTttatcttttctattttattttccttCAGGCTCTTGATTCTTCATTATATCAGCAATATATCAATAACAGTGACAAAAAAAGTTCAATTTCTAAATTAAATTCAAAGTGCCGGTTTCCCCCCATCACGGACGTAGTTGATTGTGTAGTTGTgactatcataatcatttaatTGATAATGATTTCTTCAGACAATTTTTATGCGCATATGCCTATGGAATAGTGTCTATCATTCCCTTGTTTTTCATCAAAATTGACTATCTAAATACAATCTTTATATTTCTTTTTTCAACATAAACATTGTGTCAAAAAATGGAGATTGAGATCTTTGATTTTCTTTTGATCAGTGATCAAGTTTCCGTCATATTACATGGACTAATCTAATTCTACTTTATCTGGTTTATTATCTAGTTTACATTTTTTTTAATGTTCTGTTCAGACATTGAAGGGATTCATTACTATAGCTGAATCGGACGTGGCAGATCTAACAAAATTATATTCTACGGTGGTAAAATTCTTAACCATCCTTTTGGTAAATTAAGCACCAAGACAGAAATAAAATGATCCAGTAATTTGACTATGTATGGACAGGGTAAAAATGCAGATGCACTTGCACTGTATTTTGGTGAGGAGCCTGCTCGATGCCCATGTGAGCAAGGTAAATTGATCATTAATACCTATTCACAGTTTGGTATAACAAATGACCATCAGTCTTTGCTTACCGGGGACTTACTTATTTTATATATGAGATCATATTTCATTAAGTTTATTAATCTGATGCTTGTATGGAAACTGGAAAGTACATTTTCATCATCTGTTGCATTTATGGTTGGGATATGTGTATTTTGTATTCTAGAAATTAGGCTTGATGTAGAAGATAGTTTTCTTCTCTAGGGTTGCTGGTTTTAATCATTGCAGTTACTGCAACTCTATTAAATTAGGCTTGATGTAGAAGACGTTTGTATGTTCTCTTGTTTATTTCAATAATGCTAAAGCTGACTTATTTTTGTTGCTGGTTTAATCATTTGCAGTTACTGCAACTCTATTAAATTTTATAAGGTTGTTCCGAAAAGCACATGAAGAGAATTGCAAACAAGCAGAATTAGAGAAAAAGAAAGCTGAGAAAGAGGCTGAAATGGAGAAAGCTAAGGGCGTTAACTTAACAAGAAAGAGTGGAAAAGATAGTTGATGACTCGGTTCTCTGCTCCTTTGCACCGACAACCCGCTCTTACCGAAGAGCGGGAATCCAACCATGCAAGGTGAATGCTTCTGAGGCCAGTTATGACTTACGACTTTCGAAGCTTCTCTTTCCACGACGATGATGTGAAAATGAGCCTTTCAATCTTATCTATTGAAGGTGGAATAGGAAATTCATGCCAGATGGGGACCTTTGAACATACAACAAGCTTAGGGTAGGAGTTAATATTCTTTGATGGCATGCTGTTGAATGAGAATTGTATGGCCAATTGATCCTTCTTGTCAGAAGAATAGTTTTGAGTTTATTCCAAATGGGTCTTTGGATTTCTGGATCTTTCCCAAGCTAAGACATGCCATGGCGGATACTTATCATGTGGAACTTAAGCGCCCTTTTTCTTGGATCGGATGCTTACTGTGATTGCTCAATTATGCCATCTGCATCCTCCAGTTTTGTGGCAGAACATGCTTTTTGTTGCTGAAGAACTGGCATTGGCTTGTATCATTCATTTGCCTAAACTTTCTGGATTTGCAAAGCCCTGCGGCCGCAGTACGATAAAACCCTTGTACAAAGCACTAACCCTTTCCTTTAGGATCAAATTCTTTATCATCTAACATAGAAATTAGATTTCTTTTTATGGAAATTTTGGTAGATACCATCCAGAAAATTGTTGTATAGCTTCTAGGTTGAGAGAAAATAGAAATCAGGTCAATGTATTATTTGTAACTGTAATATATAAGTGAAGAGAACTAGCTAAGATCTAATTAAAATTGCAATGCAAGTTTGATTTTTTTTGTGTGAAATACAATAACCAAGTGTAAAATGTTATTGTAACATTCTGTTGTACACAAATAATTCCAAGTTTTTAACTTCCTCATAAATTAACCAGTaattattttttgtattttgaacCTAATGCTATTTTCTGCAATTAACTATATTCTTCATCGGGACCGCAAATTCATCGTCGGTTTTTTATACAGTCAGAAACACACTAGTAAACCATAATAACTGGTACACAATAACAAAATTAACATTGGATCATGTATCTTATTCACACTGTAAATTCTTGCCAATCTACAAAGTGGAACTTATGAAATCAAAATACAAAGCTTAAGAATATCAGAAACATTTATATAAAACACTGCAGAATATGAATTCCTCTAGCTTCTTGTCTTTGCACATAACTAAGTTGAGGATGTTCAACCGAAACTTTTCATGCCTTCAAAGTTGTTCGATTTCTTCGATCAACATGAATAAATTTGGTAAATACCTGCTATATATCTGTTTAAAACAACTGGTACAGCTTCTTTTTTCATGAAGAAAAAGCCTTGGACGAACTAATAAAATGCTACTTCATGTTACTAATTACGGTAGTTCTTCGAAATTCTTGTCGCCAATATAACCATAATTGTCCTCATGTTGAATAATCCATGATTCTGTCTTCAATCTTTTGTAAAACAAGCAGCTGACAGTAGTGTCAAGGATGATGAAGATTGAGTACAAGTACGCAATGAAAATCCCTTCTAAAACCACAAAAGGTTTTGCCTTTCCAACAATATTATATTCCCTAACAACCCTGAAGTGAAACAAGGCCTCAATAGCAGCCAAGGCAACATTCACAGGAAGTGCTAAGAACAAAGCCATTGACGTCTTTCCCCTCATCAAGATACAAGCTTTAAGAATCGCCGAGTATCCACCGTGTCCTTCCATACCAGATAGAGCAAGTGACATGTTGCATATCACAAGTGCATTGGCAAGAATCACAGAAAAGAGAACTGCTCCGGTCGCTGACATGAAGAGAACGAAACCAGGCGTCGAGTATCCAAGTGTTTCAACGAAACTGAAAGCCAAAAACATGAGACAAAAAGAAGATGCGTTTGCTGAGAGAATCAAGAAACAGTTGCAGATATATGTATGGAAAATCGGTTTGTAAAGTGCTAGGATCGACGCGAGCGAAGGAGACGAAGCTGATTTATTGTGGTTGAGTTTAAGCGCTTGAATTATCGACGCTTTAGCGAAAAGAAGAAAAGTGAGTGTGAAAGGAAGAGAAAAGATCGAACAAGTGAGTGTTTGAGAAACCTTAAGATTAAGAATATTGAACAATAACGAAGACGAAGGAAAACCCGCAGCATCAAAGAGAATCCTCAAACGGTTATAAATTTGAGGCAAAAGAGACGAAGGAGAAGGAACGAAAGCTTGCGACAAGAGTATCGTAGCCGAGAAAGGAAAAACAAGAAAAGCTATAGATGAAGTGAAATAATGATAGTTTTGAAGAAAACCATAAACCGATCTTCTCAAAATCTTGCATGAAACTTCCATATTGGAGTAATGAATGTTGAACCAAGTTGCTTCTTAGTTCAAACTATAGAATACAAGACTCAAGTATGTATAGAATATTGAGGTGTTGGTGTTTCTTTTTCTGTCATAGAAGAGTTTGTTCTTTTTTATGATAATGGTTGGTTAGAGAGATCAAAAGTTGGTGTTTTTGATGAATAGATAGGCCAACAAGAAGAAACTAACGACTTTGTATAAGGTGAAGTTGTTTGGACTTTGTTTTTAACATAGTTTTTGGACAGATCTTGAAGTTTTGTCTTGATGATGAGGGGtctttttctcattttttattgCTTAGATTATACATTATTTATTTGTAGCTTATATGATTGATGATGGCTATTGGCTACAACAACACTTTTTTCCAATTTTCTATAAATACTATATTGTAAAATCATGAGAAAATGGAGTAATGAAGTTGGTCCCATTATTCTTGAAGTTAAAGCGTCATATTAGTTTATGACATGCGTGTAAAATAAAAAGGATTGTTACACCTTGACGAAGAAGGAATGTGGGAGTTTTAATTAAATTCAGGTTGTCGTAACGGAATAAAAAGTGTTactaataataaattaataattagGATAAAGTAAGAGTAAGTTTGTGATGATGCATATTGTATACCGGTTAAGGTAGGACCAGGAGGATAGTTTTGGTGCTTTTCGCATGGTTCAATTGAGGATTACGTAGCTTCTAAGAGACACAAATATGTTGTTTTTTTTCAAGTAAAAAAATAGATACATATGTGTTCCAAGATTATTGGTTTAGATTTTGAGGGCAGAAcaatattttttatataattaatAATGATTATAAAGAAATGGAAGGTAACTAAAAAAAAATTTCATGTATTTACGCAATTATAATGATTTTTAGTTTTCGTCTCAATAATTTcttttataaaaattattaatttataaatactaataatttattatattaataACATAGTCGCGAGAAATGTGAGATAAGATATTTTTTGTCCAAAGAGAAGTTGTGGTCATTAATTGACCCGCACCCTCCTTGAAAATAGAGATTCAACTGTCTACCATTGTTTAGATTGACAATGATCGTTTTCAAGAGAATCCTGGGTCTAAAAGGTCTCTATAAATACATCTTCTTTAGGGGGAGAAAGACAGATCTTAAGCCATACATATCACACCCTATATAGGTTTATACCTAAGCACACCACTCAATGACATAACCCCTCACTTCACgtgagcatactctttaaaccaCCGGAAAACACCACCATACAGAGATTCTCGCTGCCGTGGGCAAATCCTAACCACCATACAACGTAATATACATGCTAAGATCTCTGAGCCCCCATTCCCTTGCAGGAAAAACACCCACACATGTAATTTTTTACCAATACAGTGAAGTGTAATACTCCATTttctttaaattatttatttaattgagttcatgttttaaattctttatttaaataaattttatatgTATTTGATTGATGATTTGGTAGTTTGGCATGTTTATGCTATTTTGGGATTGGTAGAGAGGTGTTTAgctatttaattaaataattaaataatacTATAATTAAATAGAAAGTAGAGATTTTTGGTGGAAAATAGAAATTTTGAGAAAAAATAAGATGAGTTGTGAGAATTATAATAAGTTGGGGCCAATGCACAATTATTAGAAGATTAAATTAGGTTTTTAAATAAAAAGGGCTTAGAAAACCTAAGAATAGTCAGTACGTATTATTTGGGAAAAAGACATAAAGTGAGAACAAGAGTTTGAGAGGAATCACCATAGCCAAACTTAGAGTTGTTGTTGGAAATCCAATGTATGGGGAGGGGGGATTACTCTAAATATGGTGTTAATTGCATGATGGATAAGGAGAAGTCCTTAATCTCCATTAGGTTTTTCCTATTTTTTCCATTGTTGAATGtttgatgatatggatgaaaCCGTTGTGATAATATGATATGGTTGATGTAATTAATCATGAATTTCGTGTGCTGATTTATCATGAAAAATGAGATGTTTGTATTCACAAAAGTGGTATGAGTTGTGTCCATATGGTTGACATGAATGTGATGAGTAAAGTGTTAAAACTTGTGATTAATTGATGAAATTGTATGTTAATCGATAGGTACATGATGTGGTAAGGATAACATGTTATTTCTCTGATGTTTTTGATCGATTGGAGGGTATGGGGTGAAAAACCAGAGTTATGAACTGAACTCCATAACAAAACACGAATTCTGCTTTCTGCAACCAGATGATGGACGCCATCTGCGTGATAACTTCGTCGTCATGCGCTTTAAGATGCTGACGGACATCAGCCATCTGACGGGGAGACCATCATGGTCTCCAGGAAAGCGTTGGGTCTTGACAGCCGTCACAGGGGTGACAATTGAGGGAAAAGGGTGATGACGGGCGTCACCCAAGTGACatgctactgtcattatgtcaATGGATGCGTTTTGGGCTGCTGAGTTAGATTTTTGATGTTGTTTTATCTTGCTTTCGATGTTTGGCTGCTGTTTAGTGTGTTTTGATGAATTTTGGTTGATTAATTGAATTGTTTGATTGATCTAATGATATTGAATTGTGTTGATGAAAATATAATTATGTGATGAACATATAATTGAGATTATGGTGGGTAGCTCACCTGTGGGGACTATTTTGATGTTGTTTAGATGTGGAACTGTAAATATGCCGTTGAGTTATTGTGATTGTGCATTATATTGTACATGCATCATATATTGTCGTTGTTGTGAAAGAGGCGAATCACAAGTTCAGATGTTGGGATTAGTGATTTGTCCTGAGCTCAGATGAGGAGGCTCAATGTTTAGATATTGGAAACCGATTTGTATGAATAACCTTtgttgagttggtaccacatgcatgagTTGAGTCGTTGTTGCATTGTATTACATAAAGGTTGTGCAAATAACTTGTTTTAGGTGTTGTTGAGTAGTTGTTGTATTGATTTATGTAATAGAAATGTATGAAGGTTATGGTTTTCCTATAGACCACCCTTGCATTATTTTGCACCATTATATATTTTGAGCGTATTCTCACCCATTTGATTTGTTGTGGCGTTCTTGGTCCTTCTTGGGATGCATACAAACATATAGATGAGTAACTGCTTTAGTGATGAAGGATGACATTGATTCTATTCTTCTTTTCCAGTTTTATGCATTTTAGGTTTCCGTTTCTCTGATCTATAACACTGGGCATGCAaatgttatgttttattttattctGAGTTATTGTTGCAAGATTAAATGTTATAACTCCTGGTTTTGAGTTGTTTTGATGTTGAAGGCGTATTGTGTTAGATGATAGGCTTCGATCTAGAGGAGGGTGAATAGATCACTAGTTAAAAACTTTAACaaaaaatagttttgaaaaatTTATGGCGAGCAAAAGTAACCCGGATCGAATCGTCTAATCGAACCTCCACCAAAAAACTCGGCTATGCGTATATTGACTAAAGGTGATGATAATGACAACAAATTAATCCTAACATTTTTAATTACAATCAATTGAGTGCAATAATACAAGTAGAAACTATTTCCAATGATAAAACATACAAAAATACAATTAAGTCAAATTATCTAACACCTTGTGTACAATCAATTTCATTTCAGATTATGTATGATTTGCAAATCCAATCACAATCTAATTGATTGTGATCTATTCGACAAAACCTCTTTCAAAAGGTTTATAAAAAATTTATCCAAACATAATGATCATACAATTGATGAATTTAACAATTTGCAAGTGAAAAAAaaagagatagatagatagatagatagagagagtacacaaggatttatttagagagttccccaatcgacctcgctatgggtacgtcttccctcaattcgaAATTGAgttgagataatgaaattaaccttactttgcaaaagCAGAGTACAAGAGAAATATGTCAATCTAACCATgcaaaccctaagtttgatgttgattctgacAATTTGTCTTCCCTTGATCAAGTAACTCAACAATGCCAATTTGATTCACCGTCTCATGCTACTTCTTTGCGAAAAAccccttgttcttcaaagatttcactcgatcgaatccaaattgagaattgttgtaacccaagatttaccaatatgatccaccttcccacgctactcctttgcaagaaccttccattcttcaaagccttcactcgatcggatccaaattgcataaccttgtccaaaaccttcaattccctaattgatcttgaaggaaaaccccaactcggttttcttatttgaaaccctcaaagatctcaatccaatttacaattcaatcaacctaaattggacgttatcaatcGATTCTAGATGGAACCCAAACAAAGAATGAATATGTGTAATTTGTTTATGTGTATGCATAAAATGAGGTTAAAGATGATGAGAGCACTTTAAAATCCCGGTTTTATGTAGGTTTACTCTACAACCTTActagaaatgatgcatgtatgaagtatatATATGCATGCAAGTATGAAGCAAAAGGAATGTAAAAGGAATAGAAAACAATGAAAATTTCAATATTTTTAatgtatgtgtcgacctatgtaaATCATTTGTCGGCACATAcgatgcatgtgtcgacctgtaaaGGCGACACATCAAGCAAAAACTTACAGACTTTAAAAATGAGTTGCATGTGCCAGACCGAAGctcgtatgtgtcgacctatagaaAATTTTGTtttctatgtgtcgacctataacAAGTATGTGCCGACACATATACTGTTTTTCACATAAAAATCAGTTTTTGATGCATGAAACCTTTTCTTTGACGCATGAATCTTTTTTAAACCTTTTCCAACATGTTgttatgcttcctaatgctaagatgccTAGTTAGACTCAGAGGATACCTTCCAATATACATAAACATTAAtgtatcctagttttgacatcatacaaaatacatctaacgaAAAGTTacactcacatactccccctttaCGATGATGGAAAAACCGGAGACAATGCGTTTCGTGTCTTCAGGAAGGCTCCCCCTTAATGTATGCATCATAGCTTCATAGCTACATATGCTTCTCCCCCTTTGATAGCATaaaaaagaaacaaagaaaaCCATTAGCATTATCACATAGATACAACATATCACATATACAATATACCATACAAAAGCGTTTGCAAAGAAAGAACGTGCACTCACATACACAACATACATGAAGACACGCAAATTGAATTTAACACAACATAAACAGAAGCACAACATTACAATATTGTCATCAAGGGTAATACACATATCAAAACTATTGTCTCAAATTTAAAAAATAGTAACATTGTCAAGACCTAACTAAAAGCaaaacaaaccaacaaaaatGATGCATGGTGACTCAATAAGAAATGCTCCACAAGAAATGTGACTAAAATACACAAAAACTTAGCACTTCATCGTCCTCCACGGCCCCTAGAAATTGGCCTCACTCCATGATGCCAACCTTGCCTATCATTACCAAAATTATGATCCAAGAAATCACAAATTTCTTTGTATAATTGAGCATAATGGTAATGTTTCTCGTTCTGAGAAGAGATCATATGATTAATCCTAGCAATCATAGTTGCATTATTTGCATCCATCTCATTGCACATAGACACAAGACTCTATGTCACATAAGAAGAAAAGGCTTCAAAATTGGCATCTTGTGCAGTCATGTGCTCTTGCATTAGACAAAGTCTCTCCACTTGACCAGCCTCAAAGGCATCTCGCCTCCGACAATCTTCCTCATGACGCTCAACTTACCTAAGCTGCATGTTTTGTAGCATAGTCATGATGGAAGAAGGATCACCAAATCCAACACCAAAGCTATTACCATAATCATCCTCATGAGTAACATCTTGCATACAAGCATCACCTTGAGGAACATCATTAGAAGTACCAATTGGTTGATCATCAACCATATGTGTCTCAGCAGCATCATACCAAACTCAACAGGATCATCAAAATTATATATCTTCCTACCATTGTTGCTCATACGAAAGTAGTACACCCGACAGTTTTCATCCCAAAAGTATCCCATGTTGGTTAGGGTACACTGGGAGAATTCTTGAGTCCGACTTAGAGATCTATACTGAAGATTCGGCATCCCAATGTTGAAATAGTTCAAGATCTTGGCAATCATGGAGACATAACAGAATGAAGTTCCTTTGTTGTAGTCTTTAATGGAGAATATTTAAGACACAAAGTAATTTGCCTAATTAATCTTAATCTTGTTCAAAAGGATATAGACCAGATGAATTTCAACATTGTCTATTCTTGAGAACCCACCATTCTCTGGGATCAACACATGAGAAACCAGCCACATCAAAATCCTAGGAACCATTTTCAATTGACCAATTGTTATAGGATTATAGAAATCATTATAACGAGGAGCCTTAAGTGACTGATTTAGATGTAAGTTCCACTTAAAGTCACAATGAAGGTTGATATCCATTACCAATGGTTCAACATCCGCACCAACAATAATAATCCCAAATAAAGACTTCCAAAGATCATCAGTAAACTCATAAACAGTGTTACCTATGGTAAAATTGGATGATGAATCACACCTATCATGTATCCTAGAGTAGAACACACAAATGAGGTCTTCGTTATAGTCGTGCGGAAGCTTCAGAAGGTAATCATTTTGTTGATGCTCAACAAGACTCACACCATCTGGATGTCCAAGCAACCAACCACAATAGGTTTCCAAACATATTATTTCACAACAAGTCGGTGTTGGTGTTTTTCCTCAAATTACTCAACACACCTAGTTGAAACCAATGAAAATGTTGTTTCCAGAACTATAGCTGATGTAGTAGCCGTACCCTTGCCTTTAGAATCACCCTTGGTTCTTGCAAGCTTAGGTGCCATGGAGATTTTCTCAAACATAATTCACATGCCAAGTGTTTGATGGAATGCGCGAGCAAGAAGTGAAGATGTTTGAGAGATAAATGATTACCCACAAACACAAACCAGAGAAACAAATACAACAAAGCACAAATATGTGAAGGAAAACAAAAAATGAGTgcaaatttggagttttgaagAATTTGGGTGAATGAGGGTTTTATAGGATGAAATGAGGAAAATGAATGAAAATGCTTAATGATTTGTTGGAGATTTAAATATGGATGATATATGGTGAATGAATCTAAGAGGAGTGGATGCCAATTTAAGTGTTTGCAAGACTCGAGATGAATTGAAAAAGTTGAGG includes:
- the LOC127073763 gene encoding uncharacterized protein LOC127073763; amino-acid sequence: MEVSCKILRRSVYGFLQNYHYFTSSIAFLVFPFSATILLSQAFVPSPSSLLPQIYNRLRILFDAAGFPSSSLLFNILNLKVSQTLTCSIFSLPFTLTFLLFAKASIIQALKLNHNKSASSPSLASILALYKPIFHTYICNCFLILSANASSFCLMFLAFSFVETLGYSTPGFVLFMSATGAVLFSVILANALVICNMSLALSGMEGHGGYSAILKACILMRGKTSMALFLALPVNVALAAIEALFHFRVVREYNIVGKAKPFVVLEGIFIAYLYSIFIILDTTVSCLFYKRLKTESWIIQHEDNYGYIGDKNFEELP